The Carnobacterium divergens genome includes a window with the following:
- a CDS encoding LrgB family protein, with translation MTQKVYQELTSNPMFGLILSIAMYLGALAIFKRFPFPLLNPLVLSTIFIILFLKITKIPYENYYKGGDILNILITPATVALGIPLYNTFHLLKKHVRSIMTGILLGTVTSTFFTGILAILFNLKKDIMVSIMPKSVTTAIALGISEKMHGIATVTLVIVIITGIIGSIIGPSILKVLKVTDPVAQGVALGSAAHAIGTSRALELGPVEGAMSGLAIGVTGVVTVFVAPLMTQFVLAIF, from the coding sequence ATGACGCAAAAAGTGTATCAAGAACTTACAAGTAATCCGATGTTCGGCCTTATTTTGTCAATTGCGATGTATTTAGGCGCATTGGCCATTTTTAAAAGGTTCCCGTTTCCGTTATTAAATCCACTTGTTTTATCCACTATTTTTATTATTTTATTTTTAAAAATTACAAAAATTCCTTATGAAAATTACTACAAGGGTGGGGATATTTTAAATATTTTAATTACTCCTGCTACTGTGGCGTTAGGGATACCTTTGTATAATACTTTTCATTTATTAAAAAAACATGTTCGTTCAATTATGACCGGAATTCTACTTGGAACGGTTACAAGTACCTTTTTCACTGGAATTTTAGCAATCTTATTTAACTTAAAAAAAGACATTATGGTATCTATTATGCCAAAATCTGTTACAACAGCGATTGCCTTAGGCATTTCTGAGAAAATGCATGGAATCGCAACAGTTACCTTAGTAATTGTTATCATTACTGGAATTATTGGTTCAATTATCGGACCTTCAATTTTAAAAGTATTGAAAGTAACCGACCCTGTCGCGCAAGGCGTTGCTCTAGGAAGTGCAGCTCATGCAATCGGCACCTCAAGAGCCTTAGAATTAGGACCTGTTGAAGGTGCGATGTCTGGTTTGGCCATTGGAGTGACAGGGGTAGTGACGGTCTTTGTGGCGCCGTTAATGACCCAATTCGTTTTAGCTATTTTTTAG
- a CDS encoding Nramp family divalent metal transporter translates to MSLNQNKQKEEKFGKRVAIPKNASSFRKLLAFMGPGALIAVGYVDPGNWATSIAGGSSFGYLLLSVILLSNLMAVLLQSLSAKLGIATEKDLAELCRDEYGQKRAILLWVLAQLAIIATDLAEVIGAAIALKLLFGIPLLYGVLITSLDILLLLFLQHKGFQWIERIVITLMTTIFICFAIELFLSKPEFREVMVGFLPHTEVVTNPKVLYLALGILGATVMPHNLYLHSSIVQSRAYERTPAGKKEATKFAFLDSTINLTFALLINSAILILAAATFYKTGQYNVVGIEDTYQLLNGTLGSSIASTLFAVALLASGQNSTLTGTMAGQIIMEGFLHLKIPAWLSRLGTRLFAIVPAVIVTIIAGQKGTDELLLLSQVVLSMQLPFAIFPLIQFTSNERLMGELKNGKVVNGLAWFIGLLITGLNLYLLTTFF, encoded by the coding sequence TTGAGTTTAAATCAAAACAAACAAAAAGAGGAGAAATTTGGAAAGCGAGTTGCGATTCCTAAGAATGCTTCTTCCTTTAGAAAATTGCTTGCATTTATGGGACCAGGGGCACTGATTGCTGTTGGGTATGTTGATCCGGGAAATTGGGCAACCTCAATTGCTGGAGGCTCTTCTTTTGGTTATCTATTGTTATCGGTTATTCTATTATCAAACTTAATGGCCGTGTTGCTTCAGTCTTTAAGTGCGAAATTAGGAATTGCAACAGAAAAAGATTTAGCTGAATTATGTCGTGACGAGTATGGTCAAAAAAGGGCGATTTTGTTATGGGTTTTAGCTCAGTTAGCAATTATTGCTACGGATTTAGCCGAAGTAATTGGGGCAGCAATTGCATTGAAATTACTTTTTGGAATTCCATTATTATACGGTGTGTTGATTACTTCTTTAGATATTTTATTGCTCTTATTTTTACAACACAAGGGATTTCAATGGATTGAGCGAATTGTCATTACATTAATGACGACTATTTTTATTTGTTTTGCAATTGAACTTTTTTTAAGTAAACCGGAATTTAGAGAAGTAATGGTAGGGTTTTTACCTCATACAGAAGTTGTAACCAATCCTAAAGTACTTTATTTAGCTTTAGGAATATTAGGTGCAACCGTTATGCCTCACAATCTTTATCTGCATTCTTCAATTGTTCAAAGTAGAGCTTACGAGCGAACTCCCGCTGGAAAAAAAGAAGCGACAAAGTTTGCTTTTCTTGATTCAACAATTAATTTAACCTTTGCGTTACTAATCAATTCAGCTATTTTAATTCTTGCTGCAGCCACATTTTATAAAACAGGGCAATACAATGTGGTGGGCATTGAAGACACCTACCAGCTTTTGAATGGAACACTTGGATCAAGTATTGCCAGTACCTTATTTGCAGTAGCTTTATTAGCAAGTGGACAAAATTCAACGTTAACAGGTACGATGGCAGGTCAAATTATCATGGAAGGATTTTTACATTTGAAAATACCTGCCTGGTTAAGTCGTCTTGGAACGCGTTTATTTGCCATCGTACCAGCTGTGATTGTAACCATTATTGCTGGACAAAAGGGTACTGATGAACTGTTGCTGTTAAGTCAAGTTGTCTTGTCTATGCAATTGCCATTTGCTATTTTTCCTTTAATTCAATTTACAAGCAATGAACGCCTGATGGGAGAATTAAAAAATGGCAAGGTCGTGAATGGTTTGGCGTGGTTTATCGGTCTGTTAATTACCGGATTAAATCTATATTTATTAACTACATTCTTTTAA
- the gshAB gene encoding bifunctional glutamate--cysteine ligase GshA/glutathione synthetase GshB, whose product MTQLSELLKKAALGPAFNEGKFGIEKEGLRVTESGKLALTPHPTIFGNRSYNPYIQTDFSESQLELVTAPTESTQTMNRWLMAIHDVVERSLPLNEYIWPMSMPIGLPAERDIQVAQFDDLTAVAYREHLAEKYGKKKQMVCGIHYNYEINEKLLTALFQQQTAFTSLIEFKSHVYMKLAKNFLRYRWLLTYLLGASPVATDDFYTDKEQPLNTYVRSIRSSHYGYVNSEDVKVSFESLETYISDIQQLVATGVLSEEKEFYSPVRIRGTKEVKELASKGIQYLEFRIFDLNPYAAFGMTEKDMEFVHLFLMTLLWLDETATVSDIEKGKKYNEATALAHPYEISAYQAEGLALVEKMQEMIATLSLSTAQAALVEEAKRQLLEPKETIAGRLVTDIEKQGSYQKVGLALAKQYKAEALEKSYNLRGFEGMELSTQLLMFDSIQKGIEVEILDESEQFLKLTHEDHIEYVKNANMTSKDQYIAPLIMENKVVTKKVLESAGFHVPVGAEYETPEEAKFDYWNHQDKGIVIKPKSTNYGLGISIFKDGASKEDYELAVDIAFKEDRAILVEEFIDGTEYRFFVLGNETRAIMLRMPANVVGDGERTIQELVAIKNQDPLRGTHHRSPLELIQLGEIEQLMLKEQGFTIDSIPATGTIVYLRENSNISTGGDSFDLTDEMDESYKKAAVEMTKALGATISGVDLIIPDRSQPSTPENPGYAVIEANFNPAMHMHTYPYQGKGRRLTRDVLDLLFPELEIRKKKDTEAYL is encoded by the coding sequence ATGACTCAACTATCAGAACTATTAAAAAAAGCAGCACTTGGACCGGCTTTCAATGAAGGAAAGTTTGGGATTGAAAAAGAAGGACTACGAGTGACAGAATCAGGCAAATTAGCCTTGACTCCCCATCCAACGATTTTTGGAAATCGTAGCTACAACCCTTATATTCAAACCGATTTTAGTGAGTCACAATTAGAATTGGTAACCGCACCAACTGAATCGACTCAGACAATGAATCGTTGGTTAATGGCGATTCATGATGTCGTTGAACGCTCATTACCACTAAACGAATATATTTGGCCAATGAGTATGCCCATCGGATTGCCAGCAGAACGTGATATTCAAGTAGCTCAATTTGACGATCTTACAGCGGTGGCTTATCGTGAACACTTAGCTGAAAAATACGGCAAGAAAAAACAAATGGTTTGTGGCATTCATTATAACTATGAAATCAATGAAAAATTGTTGACAGCCTTATTTCAACAACAAACCGCCTTTACTTCTTTAATTGAATTTAAGTCGCATGTCTACATGAAATTAGCAAAAAACTTTCTTCGTTACCGGTGGTTATTGACGTATTTATTAGGGGCCTCCCCAGTTGCAACCGATGATTTTTATACTGATAAAGAACAGCCTTTGAATACCTATGTTCGAAGTATTCGTAGCAGCCATTATGGTTATGTGAATTCAGAAGATGTCAAAGTGTCTTTTGAATCATTAGAAACGTATATTTCCGATATTCAGCAGCTTGTAGCAACAGGTGTGCTAAGTGAAGAAAAAGAATTCTATTCTCCAGTTCGAATTCGCGGGACAAAAGAAGTTAAGGAATTGGCTTCAAAAGGGATTCAATATTTAGAATTTCGGATATTTGATTTAAATCCGTATGCAGCCTTTGGAATGACAGAAAAGGATATGGAATTTGTTCATCTCTTTTTAATGACGTTACTTTGGTTAGATGAGACGGCGACGGTTTCAGATATTGAAAAAGGTAAAAAATACAATGAAGCAACAGCCTTAGCTCATCCTTATGAAATTTCAGCCTACCAAGCAGAAGGTCTAGCGTTAGTTGAGAAGATGCAAGAAATGATTGCGACACTTTCACTATCAACTGCACAAGCAGCATTAGTTGAAGAAGCTAAAAGACAATTGCTTGAACCTAAAGAAACCATCGCTGGACGTTTAGTAACGGATATTGAAAAACAAGGCTCTTACCAAAAGGTAGGTCTAGCGTTGGCAAAACAATATAAAGCAGAAGCCTTAGAAAAAAGCTATAACTTGAGAGGTTTTGAAGGAATGGAATTATCTACTCAACTATTGATGTTTGATAGTATTCAAAAAGGAATTGAAGTAGAAATTCTAGATGAAAGCGAGCAGTTTTTAAAACTGACTCATGAAGATCATATAGAGTATGTTAAAAATGCCAATATGACTTCTAAAGACCAATACATTGCTCCTTTAATTATGGAGAATAAAGTAGTCACAAAGAAAGTTCTTGAATCAGCAGGTTTCCATGTACCCGTGGGAGCGGAATACGAAACTCCTGAAGAAGCAAAATTCGATTATTGGAATCATCAAGACAAGGGAATTGTAATTAAGCCAAAATCAACCAATTATGGACTAGGAATTTCAATTTTTAAAGATGGAGCATCAAAAGAAGATTACGAATTAGCAGTAGACATTGCCTTCAAAGAAGACCGTGCCATTTTAGTGGAAGAATTTATTGACGGAACTGAATATCGCTTCTTTGTTTTAGGAAACGAAACCCGCGCAATTATGTTGAGAATGCCTGCTAACGTGGTTGGCGACGGAGAACGAACAATTCAAGAGTTAGTGGCAATTAAAAATCAAGACCCATTAAGAGGAACGCACCACCGCTCACCATTAGAGCTGATTCAACTTGGTGAAATTGAGCAGTTGATGTTGAAAGAACAAGGATTTACAATAGATTCGATACCAGCAACGGGTACAATTGTTTATCTAAGAGAAAATTCCAACATCAGTACCGGTGGGGATTCCTTTGATTTAACAGATGAAATGGATGAAAGTTATAAAAAAGCAGCTGTTGAAATGACAAAAGCGCTTGGAGCAACAATAAGTGGTGTGGATTTAATCATTCCAGATCGAAGTCAGCCAAGCACACCGGAAAATCCAGGATATGCTGTGATTGAAGCGAACTTTAACCCCGCAATGCACATGCATACCTATCCTTATCAAGGAAAAGGACGCAGATTGACAAGAGACGTATTAGATTTACTTTTCCCAGAGCTAGAGATTAGAAAGAAAAAGGACACAGAGGCTTATCTATAA
- a CDS encoding replication-associated recombination protein A, which yields MNQPLAFRMRPTTIEQIVGQQHLVGEGKIIRRMVEAKMLSSMILYGPPGIGKTSIASAIAGSTQYAFRTLNAATDSKKDLQIVVEEAKMSGTVILLLDEVHRLDKPKQDFLLPHLENGRVIMIGATTENPYITINPAIRSRTQIFELKPLQIEEIESALERALTDTDKGLGQLTVEVTPEAMLHFARGTNGDVRSSLNGLELAVRSTKPNEDGVIVITLDIAEECLQRKALTHDKDGDAHYDVISALQKSVRGSDVNAALHYMGRLVEAGDLPIIARRLMVIAYEDIGLANPAAAARAVTAVQAAEKLGFPEARIPLANAIVDLCLSPKSNSTYVAIDAALSDIRAGKSGDVPDHLKDSHYSGAEKLGRGINYQYPHSFPGAWVNQQYLPDKLKNAVYFEPNHTGKYEDSLARQYDNINEMKKKR from the coding sequence ATGAATCAACCTTTAGCTTTTAGAATGCGCCCAACAACTATTGAACAAATTGTGGGTCAACAACATTTAGTTGGAGAAGGGAAGATTATTAGACGAATGGTGGAAGCAAAAATGCTTTCTTCAATGATTTTATATGGCCCTCCTGGCATTGGAAAAACAAGTATTGCTAGCGCAATTGCAGGCTCTACTCAATATGCCTTCCGTACATTAAATGCCGCTACTGATTCAAAAAAAGATTTACAGATTGTTGTTGAAGAAGCGAAAATGAGCGGAACTGTTATTTTATTATTGGATGAAGTTCATCGTTTAGATAAACCAAAACAAGATTTTTTACTACCCCATCTGGAAAATGGGCGTGTCATTATGATTGGTGCAACAACCGAAAACCCTTATATTACTATCAATCCCGCGATTCGAAGTAGAACGCAAATTTTTGAATTAAAACCTTTGCAAATTGAAGAGATTGAATCTGCATTAGAACGCGCTCTGACAGACACTGATAAAGGCTTAGGTCAGTTAACAGTCGAGGTAACCCCTGAAGCGATGCTTCATTTTGCCAGAGGGACAAATGGCGATGTTCGAAGTTCCTTAAATGGACTCGAGTTAGCCGTTCGCTCCACGAAGCCGAATGAAGACGGTGTAATTGTGATTACCCTTGACATTGCCGAAGAATGTTTGCAACGAAAAGCTCTTACACACGATAAAGATGGCGACGCCCATTATGACGTCATTTCCGCTTTACAAAAATCCGTTCGAGGGAGTGACGTGAATGCCGCCCTTCACTACATGGGGCGTTTAGTTGAAGCAGGCGATTTACCTATTATTGCTCGCAGACTGATGGTGATTGCTTACGAAGACATTGGTTTAGCAAACCCAGCAGCGGCAGCTAGAGCGGTAACGGCTGTACAAGCTGCTGAGAAACTTGGCTTTCCGGAAGCCAGAATTCCTTTAGCAAATGCGATTGTTGACCTGTGTCTTTCTCCTAAATCAAATTCGACTTACGTAGCGATTGATGCCGCCTTGAGTGATATTCGAGCTGGTAAAAGTGGCGATGTTCCAGATCATCTAAAAGACTCACACTACAGCGGTGCAGAAAAGTTAGGACGCGGGATCAACTATCAATACCCTCATTCTTTCCCTGGCGCTTGGGTGAATCAACAATATTTACCTGATAAATTAAAAAATGCAGTGTACTTTGAACCTAATCACACAGGCAAATACGAAGATAGTTTGGCTAGACAGTACGACAACATTAACGAGATGAAAAAAAAAAGGTAA
- a CDS encoding HAD family hydrolase: MTEQSSYEKVKEFHDVFHPAKNMEPTAFTPEEALHRASFTTEEMIEFLYASVGGNEADFDQLINQWKGEIEKTLTKIKTEQKPVEDILIGQVDALTDATYFNYGSFVLMGVNPTPIFNIVHKANMGKLFPDGRAHYRPDNGKVMKPDNWEQDFAPEPKIKAEIINQKNNK; the protein is encoded by the coding sequence ATGACGGAACAATCTTCCTATGAAAAAGTAAAAGAATTTCATGACGTATTTCATCCTGCTAAAAATATGGAGCCAACGGCTTTTACGCCAGAAGAAGCACTACATAGAGCCTCATTTACGACAGAAGAAATGATTGAGTTTTTATATGCGAGTGTAGGCGGAAACGAAGCAGACTTCGATCAATTAATAAATCAGTGGAAAGGTGAGATTGAAAAAACACTCACAAAAATAAAAACGGAGCAAAAACCAGTTGAAGATATCTTAATTGGACAAGTAGATGCCTTAACGGATGCAACTTATTTTAACTATGGATCATTTGTATTAATGGGTGTGAACCCAACACCTATTTTTAATATTGTTCATAAAGCCAATATGGGGAAATTATTTCCAGATGGTCGGGCACATTATCGACCTGACAACGGAAAAGTAATGAAACCTGATAATTGGGAACAAGATTTTGCACCAGAACCAAAAATTAAAGCTGAAATTATCAATCAAAAAAATAATAAGTAG
- a CDS encoding CidA/LrgA family protein yields the protein MDIYKQLLYILSFSFLGEVLSKVFTLPIPGSVIGMLLLFLALQFKVLKVKDVETVGGFLLGNLSILFLPAGVGIMVYFPVIKDTWWLLLIISLLTTAFTIGFVGLIVQGVKRKFEDNSVDLPKDRKDDAKSVSRTYK from the coding sequence ATGGATATTTACAAACAGTTATTGTACATTTTAAGTTTTTCGTTTTTAGGAGAAGTGTTGTCAAAAGTTTTTACTCTACCAATTCCAGGAAGTGTTATCGGAATGTTGCTTTTATTTTTAGCGTTGCAATTTAAAGTATTAAAAGTAAAAGATGTAGAGACAGTAGGAGGATTTTTACTTGGGAATTTAAGTATTTTATTTTTACCAGCAGGAGTTGGTATTATGGTTTACTTTCCAGTAATCAAAGATACCTGGTGGTTGTTGCTGATTATTTCGTTGCTAACAACAGCCTTTACAATTGGTTTTGTGGGATTAATTGTACAAGGAGTAAAACGAAAATTTGAAGACAACAGTGTTGACTTACCTAAAGATAGAAAGGATGACGCAAAAAGTGTATCAAGAACTTACAAGTAA
- a CDS encoding acetate/propionate family kinase, which translates to MSKTIAINAGSSSLKWQLFEMPSETVIAKGIVERIGLPESIFTIKYGEGQKFEEVLDINDHEFAVEMLLKQLLELNIIASFNEITGVGHRVVAGGEIFKDSALITDEVLGQIEDLSELAPLHNPANATGIRAFKKLLPEITSVAVFDTSFHTTMPKKSYLYSIPMKYYEDFAARKYGAHGTSHKFVSERAAEMLGRPLEELKLISCHLGNGASITAIDGGKSVDTSMGFTPLAGVTMGTRSGDIDPSLIAYLMGKLNITDINEFINILNKESGLLGLSEISSDMRDLEVAQLTDDNANIALRIFADRIKKYIGSYIATMNGVDAIIFTAGIGENDIHMRKEIIDGITVFGCEMDAELNNVRSDERVISTADSKVKVLLIPTDEEVMIARDVERLSK; encoded by the coding sequence ATGTCAAAAACAATTGCAATCAACGCCGGTAGTTCAAGTTTAAAATGGCAATTATTCGAAATGCCATCAGAAACAGTTATCGCTAAAGGAATCGTAGAAAGAATTGGGTTGCCAGAATCAATTTTCACAATCAAATATGGCGAAGGTCAAAAATTCGAAGAAGTATTAGACATTAATGATCATGAATTTGCAGTAGAGATGTTACTAAAACAATTATTAGAATTGAACATTATCGCAAGTTTTAACGAAATTACTGGCGTAGGACATCGTGTCGTTGCTGGTGGAGAAATCTTTAAAGATTCAGCTTTAATCACAGATGAAGTATTAGGACAAATTGAAGACTTATCAGAATTAGCTCCGTTACACAACCCAGCAAATGCTACAGGAATCCGTGCATTTAAAAAATTATTACCAGAAATTACAAGTGTTGCAGTATTTGATACTTCTTTCCATACAACAATGCCTAAGAAGAGCTATTTATACAGCATTCCAATGAAATATTATGAAGATTTTGCAGCCCGTAAATATGGTGCTCACGGAACGTCACATAAATTTGTTTCAGAACGTGCAGCAGAAATGTTAGGTCGTCCTCTTGAAGAGTTAAAATTAATCTCTTGTCACCTAGGAAACGGCGCTTCAATTACTGCTATTGACGGTGGGAAATCAGTTGATACATCAATGGGCTTCACACCACTTGCAGGTGTAACAATGGGAACTCGTTCTGGCGATATTGATCCTTCATTAATTGCCTACTTAATGGGTAAATTAAACATTACAGATATCAACGAATTCATCAACATTTTAAATAAAGAATCTGGTTTACTAGGCTTATCTGAAATTTCAAGCGATATGCGTGATCTTGAAGTAGCTCAATTAACAGATGACAATGCAAACATTGCATTACGTATCTTTGCAGATCGCATTAAAAAATACATTGGTTCATACATTGCGACAATGAATGGTGTTGACGCAATCATCTTTACAGCAGGAATCGGCGAAAACGATATCCATATGCGTAAAGAAATCATTGACGGTATTACTGTTTTTGGTTGTGAAATGGATGCAGAATTAAACAATGTTCGTAGTGATGAACGTGTTATTTCAACTGCTGACTCAAAAGTTAAAGTACTTTTAATTCCAACAGATGAAGAAGTAATGATCGCTCGCGATGTAGAACGTTTATCAAAATAA
- a CDS encoding universal stress protein encodes MLQQYKRILVAVDGSEEAELAFKKAVYVANRNEAALVLVHVIDTRAFQSVSSFDGAMAEQATEQAKNTMEEYQRYAKNHDVEDVRYTIEYGSPKAIIAKQIPEEQDIDLIMVGATGLNAVERIFIGSVSEYVIRQATCDVLVVRTDLENKLPDKKSK; translated from the coding sequence ATGTTACAACAATACAAACGCATTTTAGTCGCCGTTGATGGATCTGAAGAAGCTGAGTTGGCTTTCAAAAAAGCTGTTTATGTAGCAAATCGTAATGAAGCTGCATTGGTTTTAGTTCACGTTATTGATACAAGAGCTTTCCAAAGTGTTTCGAGTTTTGATGGTGCAATGGCTGAACAAGCTACAGAACAAGCGAAAAATACGATGGAAGAATATCAACGTTACGCAAAAAATCATGATGTTGAAGATGTTCGTTATACAATTGAGTATGGTTCACCAAAAGCAATTATTGCTAAACAAATTCCAGAAGAACAAGACATTGATTTGATTATGGTGGGTGCTACTGGTCTTAATGCAGTGGAACGAATTTTTATCGGTTCTGTTTCAGAATACGTTATTCGTCAAGCTACTTGTGATGTTTTAGTCGTACGTACAGATTTAGAAAACAAATTACCTGATAAAAAATCAAAATAA
- a CDS encoding class I SAM-dependent methyltransferase — protein sequence MPQIEIETLFNKLDTSVKLIQSELDVSYLEALLETGENILDGRVARQVDGLPTQTVIEKLTNLYQTLPIDSMEPEEIRKAFQLALLKGAKTDNLQANHQMTPDAIGFIMSYLIEKMTGDTTKKIRLLDPAVGTGNLLSTISNSLKLKNVELDAEGIDIDDLLLSLAAVLTGLQGQTIKLTHQDAIQDLLVDPVDVVVSDLPVGYYPVDERASAFKTAAKTGHSYAHHLMIEQSLQYLKEGGVGVFLVPTQLFETEEAPALTKLIQDVSYLQGMLNLPKELFKSENSRKSILLIQKKGGAAKQAKQVLLAEIPDFKNPKAMVHFMNEVDTWKKENI from the coding sequence GTGCCCCAAATCGAGATTGAAACTTTGTTCAATAAATTGGACACATCGGTTAAATTAATACAATCAGAGCTGGATGTTTCGTACTTAGAAGCCCTTTTAGAAACGGGTGAAAATATTCTTGATGGACGTGTTGCAAGACAAGTTGATGGTTTGCCCACTCAAACAGTAATTGAAAAATTAACAAACTTGTATCAAACATTGCCCATTGATTCTATGGAGCCAGAAGAAATTCGTAAAGCCTTTCAGTTAGCTTTATTAAAAGGAGCAAAAACAGACAATCTGCAAGCAAATCATCAAATGACTCCTGATGCGATTGGATTTATCATGAGTTACTTAATCGAGAAGATGACAGGAGACACAACAAAAAAAATTCGACTTCTTGATCCCGCTGTTGGTACTGGAAACTTACTTTCCACAATCAGTAATAGTTTGAAACTTAAGAATGTAGAACTAGATGCAGAAGGCATTGATATCGATGATTTATTGCTTTCGTTGGCAGCTGTTTTAACAGGGTTACAAGGTCAAACTATCAAATTGACACATCAAGATGCGATTCAAGATCTATTAGTAGATCCAGTTGATGTTGTCGTAAGCGATTTGCCAGTTGGTTATTATCCAGTAGATGAACGTGCAAGCGCGTTTAAAACAGCGGCTAAAACAGGTCACTCATACGCTCATCATTTAATGATTGAACAAAGCTTACAGTATTTAAAAGAAGGTGGCGTAGGTGTCTTTTTAGTCCCTACACAACTGTTTGAAACAGAAGAAGCCCCTGCATTAACAAAACTGATTCAAGACGTCAGTTACTTACAAGGAATGTTGAATCTTCCTAAAGAGTTATTCAAGTCTGAAAATTCACGTAAATCAATTCTTTTGATTCAGAAAAAAGGTGGAGCTGCTAAACAGGCAAAACAAGTGTTACTAGCAGAAATTCCAGACTTTAAGAATCCCAAAGCGATGGTTCATTTTATGAACGAAGTCGATACTTGGAAAAAAGAGAATATTTAA